DNA sequence from the Alkaliphilus metalliredigens QYMF genome:
TTATAACAATTCTTACATTTTTCTTTAGAGAAGTTAATAAATTTCATTGTCTCACCCCTCTTGTTATTTTCTTAACAAGTACATTGTAACTTACTTTCATAAAAAAACCAACCAATATGTTTACAATAAAGCGTAAATTTAGGATTAAAAATAGAAATAATTACAAATTGCTTATCTACATTATCTCCCTTAAATTAAGAAAAGAACCTACAGGATCCTGTAGGTTCTTTTTTTTACCAGCTTATTTCACGATAATCAATAAAGGGGGAGAATATTGATGTCGTTATTGTATTATATGTTTTTCTATATAAATCGGTGCTTCATTTCCATCATATTTTTTACAAGACACGTGTCTTTCCACTATATATCAATCCCCGAATGGTATCTACAGTGACAATATCTCCGGTTTTCAGCTTCTCTGTTGCGCCTATGGCTCCAACCACTGTGGGCTTATGAAGGTTTAACCCTACAATAGCTGCATGACTTGTGATGCCACCTTCTTCTACAATCATAGCCCCTGCTTTCTCCATCAATGGAATCAGATCCTTATCTGTACAAGAAACCACTAAAATGTCACCCTCATTGAATGTTTCTTGTCCTAGCTCATCATGCTGATGGATCACAACCACTTTTCCAGTGGCGGGAATTTTGCCTACCCCGGTTCCATTTACCAATACATCCCCAACAATATGTACCTTCAATAGGTTTGTTGTTCCTGCTATGCCTACAGGCACTCCTGCCGTCATAACGATCAAGTCGCCTCTCTTAATATACTCTTTCTCCAAGGCATGTTCCACTGTTGCATCAATAATATCATCGGTTGATTGAAATTCATCTACTAATAGACAATAAGCACCCCAAGTTAAACTCAGCTTTCTCATCACACGCTCACTGGTTGTGGCTGCAATAATTGGTGCCTGAGGTTTAAATCGAGAGACCATCCTTGCGGTATGTCCTGAGGACGTAGCTATTAAAATTGCAGATGCCTGTAAGTCACTTGCTGTACTGCAGGTAGCATGACTAATTGCATCGGTGATTGTCAATTCCCGTTCTTGGGCCTTTTTGTTCAATAGGCTACGGTAATCAATGGCCCCTTCAGTTCTTAATGCGATTCTCGCCATTGTTTTCACAGATTCTATCGGATATTTTCCTGCTGCGGTTTCCCCCGAAAGCATGATTGCATCGGTTCCATCAAATATTGCATTGGCCACATCCGTTACCTCTGCACGAGTGGGTCTAGGATTACGCATCATAGAATCCAACATCTGAGTAGCTGTGATCACTGGTTTTCCAACCTTGTTACATTTTAGAATCATTTCTTTTTGAGCTAGGGGAACATCTTCTGTTGGTATTTCTACACCTAAATCTCCTCGAGCTACCATAATCCCATCTGAGACTTCTATGATTTCATCTAAATTATCCATTCCTTCTTGATTCTCTATTTTAGAGATAATTTGAATATGATCTGCATTATTTTCCTCTAATATCCTTTTGATAGCCAATACATCAGATGCTTTTCTGACGAAGGAAGCCGCAATAAAATCAATATCCATCTGGATTCCAAATACAATATCACCTTCATCTTTTTCTGTAATGGCAGGTAAATTAATTTGTACCCCTGGAACATTGACTCCTTTGTGATTTTTCACGATTCCTGCATTTTCAACGATGCATTCAACATCTGTTCCTTGGATGATTTTTTGCACCCTAAGTCCCACTAGTCCATCATCAATCAATATTTCATCTCCAGGCTTAACATCTCTAGCCAACCCTTCATAGCTAACACTACACATATTTTGATCCCCTACGACATCACGTGTGGTCACAGTGAATACCTGCCCTTCCGCTAGCAGGACCTCTGGATCTTTAAACTTTCCTGTGCGAATTTCTGGTCCCTTAGTATCTAGTAAAATTGCTACAGATTGTTCAAGCTCTCGTCTCACTTCTTTAATCATTTTAATTCGCTCACCATGCTCTTCATGGTTTCCATGGGAAAAGTTTAACCTAGCTACGTTTAAACCCTGCTTTACTAACTCAGTGAACACTTCCTTAGATTCACTGGCTGGCCCTATTGTACAGACAATTTTTGTTTTTTTC
Encoded proteins:
- the pyk gene encoding pyruvate kinase gives rise to the protein MKKTKIVCTIGPASESKEVFTELVKQGLNVARLNFSHGNHEEHGERIKMIKEVRRELEQSVAILLDTKGPEIRTGKFKDPEVLLAEGQVFTVTTRDVVGDQNMCSVSYEGLARDVKPGDEILIDDGLVGLRVQKIIQGTDVECIVENAGIVKNHKGVNVPGVQINLPAITEKDEGDIVFGIQMDIDFIAASFVRKASDVLAIKRILEENNADHIQIISKIENQEGMDNLDEIIEVSDGIMVARGDLGVEIPTEDVPLAQKEMILKCNKVGKPVITATQMLDSMMRNPRPTRAEVTDVANAIFDGTDAIMLSGETAAGKYPIESVKTMARIALRTEGAIDYRSLLNKKAQERELTITDAISHATCSTASDLQASAILIATSSGHTARMVSRFKPQAPIIAATTSERVMRKLSLTWGAYCLLVDEFQSTDDIIDATVEHALEKEYIKRGDLIVMTAGVPVGIAGTTNLLKVHIVGDVLVNGTGVGKIPATGKVVVIHQHDELGQETFNEGDILVVSCTDKDLIPLMEKAGAMIVEEGGITSHAAIVGLNLHKPTVVGAIGATEKLKTGDIVTVDTIRGLIYSGKTRVL